The window GGGTCTTTGCTGGTGTGCAGAAAGTGAGAGTGTTTTGTAAAATCTGAAAACGTGTGATACAGGCATTGGTGAATTTTGGAGATTCTAGTATCTCTTTTGATATCGATTCTCTACGACTGTGATCAAACAGGTTTTCGTTGAGAGAGACCATAGATGATCAAGTCAGAGCATGACAGTATTATTGTCTGGTCACTTTAAATTCAGGGGGAGTTTTTCTCTTAGTGTTAATGTGGCAATTATAGGCAATCTTTCTTCAAATTTATGTATCACTATATCAATCATTATGTGCAGCATGTCGAGTATTTGTGATGATGTTAGTACCGTAGGCCATTATTATGCAATCATGAATAATTTCACGTGGCAATATATGATCTCTTATTATGGATCAAGGACTCCTCAGATGTAGATGTTGTGTGCCATCGAACTGATATTACCAATATCTAGTGTTCTAATTATTGCTTTTACTACTTGCGTGTTACTTTAGTTGTTCCTTCAATTATTAACTCAAGTGTTAACTTAAGGTGTTGAGTTCGAATTCATTGTCAAATTACCTCAATTTGTTAGCTTGAAATAAATAACTAAAGAAACCCTAAACGgaaccaaaaaaataaaaataaaaataaacattgtATTTTCTAATAATCACCGACGGCCACTAAACTCTCAGCCTTTTTTTCTTCCTAGCTTTACAAAATAAGACACGCTTTAATTTTTCCTTCTAAGAATTGGCTTGTTAAAAGAGTTTTCACTGTCTAACTCCCTTTTTGGTTTTGATAAATCTACCTCCTCTAATAACCAAATCAATAACCTATTTTTGACCACCTCCAATTCTATCAATAAAAGTCATGCTTATTGGTTaagtaaaaagaaaatggaCTTTGTAAATCACTTATGATGAAAGCACTCTAATGAAATTTATCGAAGTATATATGTCCATTGTCTCAACTAAATGTTTGTAAAACTAAACCAAGCTTTTGTTAGTCACACATAATAATCTATTACTGAAAAATATAAGTggttttagaaattaaatttaagagttcgaataatttgatattgttgaagaagataaaagaaattgagaaatttcTCTTGAGTATAAGAAACACACACTACCGAGATTGCAAAATATATATAGGATATGAAGGGAGAGGTTAGGAGGCCTTAATGTGTTTTTGTGAAGGTAGAGAATATGGTGCTTAATACTCAATAAAAGGAATAAATTGTATTAATTGTGTccataaacataacaaatataagaaaatttgttttaaatgacaaaactgttAAAACAATATTCATAAATACGCTGAgtaaaaatttgttatatttataaataagttagttcATTTCGCTATATTTAAAGTCAAATGTAAggtttttatttattgatttgttATAGGGTTAAAATGTACTTTTGATCCTTGAAATTTGAGATTGTGATCTATTTGGTTTtgaaagtttaattttaaaagggACACTTCAGTCTATGAGGTTTGAAAGATCTCCAAGTAAATTTGACTAACGCAAAAAAACACAATAAAATCCTTGTTAATCAAGTATACAACCCACTCGTCAAAACACGCTATGGTTGACATTTAGAAAAGACATTTTTCTAGGAAAAAATATAGTCAACCAGCATTGCAATAACAATGGCTAGTTTTTGGTTGTGTTAACCCCAAACTCCTTTAGTTTAGATCTTACTGATAAGTTAACACTATAATTGTAATTAAACATCACATAGGTGTTGATTTAGACATGGTCTAGGCTTTAGTGTGACATTTATAAACTTACAAAGATAACTGAAAAAACATATTAGACACAAAATTTATAAACTTGGGTAGTTAGATCAAAATCTTCTAAAACTATTTagactaaaaaacaaaaaaaagtaaaagcCATTTTAAGGAAAAATGATACTACTAGATTTATTGTTGTAGTTCGATAAAATGGAGATGAATATTTAAAACTCATATCAATTATGTAGggagaaaaaataattttaaacaaGTCACTCATTTCACATTACAATATCGTAtaattttataacttttaaaATGGTACGTTTCTTAgcatactttttttttcttccctaaTTTACTCCTTTGTTTGAGGAAAATGTTCTCAAGCTAACAAGGGGAACAATTTAAATGAGAAATTCATCACAAACTCATAATCTACTCGGGCATAAGTTTAATATAGGTTCTTTAATTAACAATAATACCTCTCGTTTTCAACTTTTCTAATTTCCTACCAACGACGAGGGAAGCATTTGCACATTCACGAGGATCTCAAGTTTTCGAGATTACATCTCAATGTCATTTTTCTCaaccctcccccccccccctacGAGTATATATAGCTTAGCGGTAAAACAATGAAATTATCATCTCAAATATTGATATAGTTCTTTGTGTGCAAAATCTTGTCGACGACTCTCACAATCAaagaaaatttataatattggtctactacaagaattttggcctttaatgtcggtttaaaaccgacattaaaggcctttaatgtcacttggcaaccgacatctttgcgagcgttattaaaggcctttaatgtcggttgggctttaatgtcggtttaaaaacgacattaaaggcctctttaatgtcggtttaaaaacgacattaaaggcctttaatgtcggttttcaaccgacatctttgatagtgttattgaagccctttaatgtcggtttggctttaatgtcggtttaaaaccgacattaaagaggccaataatgtcagtttaaaaccgacatcaaaggcttgtttttgttcatttttagaaatttatatttatttaattgttgtattattgtccattttttataaaccaacattgaatccaacaagtgaaattaactacaaacttgaaactacaagtcacattacgtaggaaaccatattattcaagtctgattccaccaacaatgaaaatgctattagcacttgcacataaatcccattcatatcttaaagcaacaataaatcccattcatatcttaaagcacataaatcccatattattcaagtctgattccaccaacaatgaaaacaCGCTTGTTGATGGTATCTAATTGTGCCTAGTTGATCGCCATCTAGGCTGAAGACCTTAATTAACTGTTTGGCTGAACCGCTAGCTAAGATAGGAGCATGTCTATGAACGGCTAATGCTGTAAGTGAACCTCTGTGAGCATCGATGGTTAGATACCGATCCCTCTGATTTCTGATATCCAGAAATTGAATATCACCAGCCTGAGAGGCACTGACAATCTGAAGAAGAAAACGATAAGCAGAATTAACAAATACATTTTAATAGGATACTGAAAATACATTGATCACAGCCAAGAAGTTTTATCACCTTCGACGAATCAAGTCCGGGTTGAAAGCCAATCCCCACAACCTTTTCTACTTTTTGCACATGTGGGCGCATTGTGCAGACAAGCCTACAAGTTCAGAGAAGGGTGATGAACCATATTTTTGCACATGTGAGCTACACTCAAGTTGGCCCAGTTATTCACAAAGCAATGCATAAGAAAAAGGATGATGAaccatatttttaaattttaagcagCTCCAGCTGACCCAAAATAGGAGAAACCTGCCACTTCCTAAATTATTGTGAAGAGGTACTCACCAATGCTGAGATGCTGCAATCTGATGATGAAGGAATAGATTTAACGACATCCAGCGCACCTAACTGAAAAACTAGCAATTATCCCTATAAATGAAGGAATAAAACTAATGACAAACAGCCTTGATTTCAAAATTTGGAGGCAGCAGTGTGTGTACGATAGATAGTACAGTAAACATGCTCAATGAAAGTTCAGACCAGAAACCCATAGGTTAAATCCCACTGAATACATACTGGAAAGATAAAACCATCAAAATCAGATTGTATTAAAATCTATAGTACCACAAATTAACCCTCTAATCATATCTTACTCGcactaaaaaacaaaacaaaaacaaacaccAATCACTCAACAAGTCCAAACTTCAAAAGGTGTATACAACAATGAATAGTGGCAGATTCTTTCAATTAGTTCAACCCACTTTTCTTTATTCCAATAAACAAGATTTTTTCAAGATACATTTACAAATCAGAAGGAAAGAAAACTGGCCAATACTAGTAATAAAGTTATAACTAACCACGCGAAGACAGCAAGTATAAGCAGAAAACAAGGGGAATAGAGAATCATACCAACAGCAACCTCAGCCCTAACAAGTGGACTTCCATCCGAAACAACACTTAAGAGACTTCCAACAATACTGGTTTCAGCCCTAATTTTTTCATCATCATCACAATCATCATCGACAACACCATCTCTAGACGAGTCACTCCCTACATCAAGTAGAGTACCCAGTGCAAAAATTGCTGACGCCCTAACCTGAAACAGAAATCTACGTTTGAGACATACACTTGAGGCTTAAGTGTAGACAGACTTGCACATCCATGTAAAATATAGAATGAAGGAAGTAAATTATGAACCTCTGGTTGAGGCTCAGCCAATAAAGAACTAAACACAGCAGGGGCATCAGCCTGCAATCCTATGATTTGAGCATCTATGTAGTCTTCCCACAGTTTTCCAAGACAAAGACAAAGCCATTGAAGAAATAGCGGCTCAGTTTGTCCATCATTTGGTGTTGAACTCTGGAGATGCTTTAAATAGACGTGGATTAAATTAGCTTCGATGCATGCTTCCTGGCCTCGCCTGTGCCCATCAACAATTACCGCTAAAACAAATGCAGCCATTGCCCGCTGTTCTGGGAAAGCTTCAAGGCTATCAAGAAAGCGGATGAAATATGTATGCCCACCATCCTTTACTAAATCAACCTGGCAAGACTGTCATTCCAGAAGAATCATGGTCACCACACAAAGGTTTGTAAATCATTTGCCCACAAGAATggtgaagaaaaataaaatgcatCTAGAGAGAGTTCATGTGGTTGGCAACATGAAAGAACTTTCTGAATGAAATAACAGCTAAAAAAGTCCCCAATAGACCAAGTTCTCAATATGAAACAGGGATGtcggagaaaaaaaaaatcttccaCATTCTTCAGAGAAAGATCAACACTAAGAGTACTAAGGAACAGAAAATCGACAACCTGAAGAACAATTACTTATATTATAATTATCGTCTATGCCCTCAAAATTCTCCTTGACCAAGGAGCTTGCAGTATGGCACCCAAAAACGAAAATAAGCTCAAAACTCCTTGACCAAGGAGCTCCAAGACAAATCAATAAAACTAACTTGGAAAACAAAGCAAGTTCTCCCATCAAAAACCAGTCATTGTTCAAAGCCACAGTTGCAAAAGAATAacctaattatattatatacCTTATCTAAGGCCAGAATCTTTGTCCATATAAAAACCAGAATTTGTCGCAGCTCCGGCGTTGTCGTCTGCAGAAGCTTTAGAACATACGGGAATATTCCAACGGACAAGGCCTAACAAATGAATTTATTCTATCAGCCACCAACAGCAAAATTCCCAATTCAAACTTACCATTCTTTTCGTCGACAACCCCAAAGCAAAAAACCCCAAAGCAACATCAGTGTTTGAAGAAAGTGAGGAGTGACGGCGGTGGTGGCGGGCACGAGCTGGGCACGAGGGacgatggtggtggtggtgcCAGCGACTCTTcggagaagaaagggaagattgttagatgagaatgaggagtgaagaagaaattggaaggatgaaatcgtgtgggtgattgagaaagagtaaagtaagagagagaaagtcattttttataaaataaaaaattaaaattaaaattaaaaaggagctttaatgtcgcttttcaaaacaaggatgtttaatgtcggttttaaaccgacattaaagctccagctttaatgtcggcttaaaaccgacattaaacatccgcattttcaaaaacgacattaaagctcttttttcattttttccaaccgacattaaaggccagatttgttcTAGTAGAACTACAAAACTTAGTAATATTAGTAGCAACATCGGGTACATCCACTAGGAAGCAAGTAATTAAGTTACCAGCTAAATTCCTAACTAAATCGGTAGTGGAGATGCTTCATATGGAAAAATAAAAGTGGACGAAAGAAAGAAAGCAAGAAAGTTATAAAAGTGTGTGAAATGTGTAAAAAGGGGTCTAGTTTAGGAGTTGGAATCAATCAAATGTTTGATTCATATAATAGGATGTCTAAAAAGGAATGTTGCCTTCCTGCAAGTGTGCTCTAGCCTGCTTATTGGAGTAGTCATGACAAACACCCATGATCCTTAATGAATAAGAACTTGATTCAACTAGAGATTTTCAACCTAATTGAACACAATAGTGTCATTTAACCATGGttacttttattttatgatATTATACATATTTATTGGACTAAATAAGTGATTGGTTTGATATAAAATGATATGACAAAATTAAGTGAACCAAAGAAACTTTGGTAAGATAATTGATAAACATGCAGACAACACATTTacaaaccatttttttttctttttcttctttagcATTTTTTTTATGCAAGGACTTGTTAGTagaatcaaaatttaaagtCATATATAATTGGAAGCTTTTGAATTTTCaagaaatataaacaaatacCTCCATCAAAAGATAGGAATTCATTTTTGTAAATGAAtcatatcttttctttttttccatttagtTATAATTAAACTTGTGAAACCTAAGATTAATagttgaaataataataataatctattcCTTATTATAATTTTGTTCATATATAATAATCTCCCTATTCCGCACCCTCATATAATAGTAACACATAACTTCCTTACCTACCTTACAATATGGTTTTAAATGTGTTTTCATTGAGTATTGAACCTAATAAATGCAAATATGTTTAGTTTGTTTCTAATAAAATAGATAAAAGAAGGTAATTTAGCaacaaaacacacacacacacacacacaaacaatCCAAACTTTCTCAGCCTAAATTTGAGATTAGAAGAATATATTTACTTTTTtgggtaaatattttgtttaaaaagtaATTATAAGTACATGAAATCTCAAGGTCTTTGTCTCTAAAAACCTcggtatttttaaaattatcgTCTAGAagattaaatattaaaatcacACTGTCGAtctcaattttcttttatatatattttgtgaaaaaaagaCTGTGAAAAACAATTAATGTAAGACaattaacattaaaatttagTCGAAATTACTTTCTTAGTTAATACTTTCATTCTACAATAGAACTATATTATTACTAccatataattaaaaaatgaaaacaaataaaaaagtttgattatgtcaaaatgttgaatttgatCGGTGTTGTTTTGTGGAAAAAAATTGTGAGAAATAATAAGTAGCTTAAGATTATTAAAATCGAAGTCAGATCGAAATTACTTTTTCGAGAGAGTACTCATTTCTACCACACAACTATTGATTGCATCAAAAaccaaattttgtttttagaaaaaaagttttaattatttaaaaaatataaagttgGTTTTGATTGTTGTGGTTAATTGTTAAGATATGGATGTAGGTTAAATATGTGGTTGAGGCAGCTGCCCAAGAGGGTGACCAAATTTT is drawn from Cucumis melo cultivar AY chromosome 11, USDA_Cmelo_AY_1.0, whole genome shotgun sequence and contains these coding sequences:
- the LOC127143846 gene encoding regulatory-associated protein of TOR 1-like yields the protein MAAFVLAVIVDGHRRGQEACIEANLIHVYLKHLQSSTPNDGQTEPLFLQWLCLCLGKLWEDYIDAQIIGLQADAPAVFSSLLAEPQPEVRASAIFALGTLLDVGSDSSRDGVVDDDCDDDEKIRAETSIVGSLLSVVSDGSPLVRAEVAVGMILYSPCFLLILAVFACASKI
- the LOC107992304 gene encoding regulatory-associated protein of TOR 1-like — protein: MRPHVQKVEKVVGIGFQPGLDSSKIVSASQAGDIQFLDIRNQRDRYLTIDAHRGSLTALAVHRHAPILASGSAKQLIKVFSLDGDQLGTIRYHQQAS